One part of the Drosophila teissieri strain GT53w chromosome 3R, Prin_Dtei_1.1, whole genome shotgun sequence genome encodes these proteins:
- the LOC122621381 gene encoding uncharacterized protein LOC122621381, giving the protein MSAIMSEETRTSASRMLRRSSPSCVIESAMIGDGPHVRRPRINNPSQPISMAADQRSRASTARRNNFLRKMSLQRTLAFCNRIGSFGGPASRFGCLWHSDCGMRRELRSDVHWPMTENLFEFATCNNEELHERKLFTDQRHWGRAQLHFQHYLGMRHRHPHNPRSFSLKFDLSPGNMKSIYDVLYGMGLQEALRLAFNEVLHLN; this is encoded by the coding sequence ATGTCCGCGATTATGAGCGAAGAAACCAGAACAAGTGCTTCGAGAATGTTGAGAAGGTCTAGTCCGTCCTGCGTCATAGAAAGCGCGATGATTGGGGATGGTCCGCACGTGCGACGACCACGTATCAACAACCCAAGCCAGCCCATTTCGATGGCGGCAGATCAACGGTCTCGAGCATCAACAGCCCGGCGAAATAACTTTCTGAGGAAAATGAGCCTGCAACGGACCCTGGCGTTTTGCAACAGAATAGGGAGCTTTGGAGGCCCTGCGTCCAGATTTGGTTGCCTTTGGCACTCGGACTGCGGGATGAGACGGGAACTGCGGAGCGATGTCCATTGGCCGATGACAGAGAACTTGTTTGAGTTTGCTACTTGTAATAATGAAGAGCTCCACGAAAGGAAATTGTTCACAGATCAACGCCACTGGGGACGGGCTCAACTGCATTTCCAGCATTATCTAGGGATGCGACACCGCCATCCCCACAATCCGAGATCATTCTCCCTGAAATTCGATCTAAGCCCCGGAAACATGAAGTCCATTTACGACGTGCTTTATGGCATGGGTCTCCAAGAGGCCTTGAGGCTGGCCTTCAACGAGGTGCTCCACTTGAACTAG